A portion of the Chromobacterium sp. IIBBL 290-4 genome contains these proteins:
- a CDS encoding type VI secretion system Vgr family protein, with amino-acid sequence MDLNALLASFASAFGQDRRVLTLRLGTGQISAEQLLPLSLQAEEGLSQPYRYTLTCLSPDTHIELKSLLGQPARIGIEDASGGESIRCGVVSEARLAGADGGFAKYELTIEPPFALLRHRRTSRVFQDITVPDIIQQILSEHQQSNPAFARVQTLSIQVQPARPRSYCLQYRESDYEFIVRLLHEEGYAWRFLHQDDDGPQVQLAVFDDPHSLPAAPLSRVRFHRADATEDEDGLTEWQATRQIVPSSVALASYDYKPVATQHSEDGSRIEQGQAGQALQSSLTQYDAPGLYYAGDDEQLGRYAQLRQQAHDLQAKSFRASGTVRGLQPGEWFRLDDHPAHETDSPQHREFVVTGQSFQVRNNLPKDLAQHVGAPSDAAPFTTSLQTQRRGIPLTPAYADTPLAKPKSRGVQTATVVGPAEPTDQVADEIYTDAQGRIKVQFHWQRPEEHVQFGANLDDKSSCWLRVAMPSAGAGFGHQFIPRIGQEVLVSFIEGDIDRPVITGVLYNGSHPTPDFSGAGSLPANKTLSGIKSKEHQGGGYNELLFDDTPGEVRAKLSSESGKTQLNQGFLTHPRSNGKAQPRGEGFELRTDQHGAIRAAHGLLLSTEAQNGAGGKQLAREHAQSQLDAALSLSQALAETAAGQLADTMETGPDEIGDDNAKSGKKDTGHLQHQLDALAAWEAGSNTDKDGKTAKDQAGQQPQLVLSGPAGIASVTEQSQTLTAGTNLNLVAQRDANHSTGRRWIHNVGKSISLFVAGVKDKIGMKLIAAKGKVQVQAQSDTMELTADKDVTITSCKDSITIAAKEEILLNVGGGAYIRLAGGNIEVHCPGTVSVKGSQHNLSGPASLNYRMPTFGKVYSGRFQLQNQKTGEPLIGRAYAIKQAGGRTISGYTDQQGWTMTAMSRQPEGMNLQVLEKAPAKTETLHLAGGGPHELELEMRDDAQQG; translated from the coding sequence ATGGATTTGAACGCACTGTTGGCCAGTTTCGCCTCCGCCTTTGGCCAAGATCGACGGGTATTGACTTTGCGGCTGGGCACCGGGCAGATCTCAGCCGAGCAGCTGCTGCCGCTGAGTCTGCAGGCCGAAGAAGGTCTGTCCCAACCTTACCGCTATACGCTGACCTGCTTGTCGCCGGACACCCATATCGAACTGAAGTCGCTGCTGGGCCAGCCGGCGCGCATCGGCATCGAGGATGCATCAGGCGGCGAGTCCATCCGTTGCGGCGTGGTGAGCGAGGCCAGGCTGGCCGGTGCGGATGGCGGCTTCGCCAAGTACGAGCTGACGATCGAACCGCCGTTCGCGCTGCTGCGCCACCGCCGCACATCGCGCGTGTTCCAGGACATCACGGTGCCGGACATCATCCAGCAGATCCTCTCCGAACATCAGCAGAGCAACCCGGCCTTCGCTCGCGTGCAGACGCTGTCCATCCAGGTGCAGCCGGCCCGGCCGCGCAGCTACTGCCTGCAATATCGCGAGAGCGATTACGAATTCATCGTCCGGCTGCTGCACGAAGAAGGCTACGCCTGGCGTTTCCTCCATCAAGACGACGATGGCCCACAGGTACAGCTGGCGGTGTTTGACGATCCGCATAGCCTGCCGGCTGCCCCCTTGAGCCGCGTGCGTTTCCACCGCGCCGACGCCACCGAAGACGAAGACGGCCTGACCGAATGGCAGGCCACCCGCCAGATCGTGCCCAGCAGCGTGGCGCTGGCCAGCTACGACTACAAACCGGTCGCCACCCAGCACAGCGAAGACGGCAGCCGCATCGAACAAGGCCAAGCCGGCCAGGCGCTGCAAAGCAGCCTCACGCAATACGACGCGCCGGGCCTGTATTACGCCGGCGACGATGAACAGCTGGGCCGCTACGCCCAGCTGCGCCAGCAGGCGCATGACCTGCAGGCCAAGTCCTTCCGCGCCAGCGGCACCGTGCGCGGCTTGCAGCCGGGCGAATGGTTCCGCCTGGACGACCATCCGGCGCACGAAACAGACAGCCCGCAACACCGCGAATTCGTGGTCACCGGCCAAAGCTTCCAGGTGCGCAACAACCTGCCCAAGGATCTGGCCCAGCACGTTGGCGCCCCCAGCGACGCCGCGCCGTTCACCACCTCGCTGCAGACCCAGCGCCGCGGCATTCCGTTGACGCCGGCCTATGCCGACACGCCACTGGCCAAGCCCAAATCGCGCGGCGTGCAAACCGCCACCGTGGTCGGCCCGGCCGAGCCGACAGACCAAGTCGCCGACGAGATCTACACTGATGCCCAAGGCCGCATCAAGGTGCAATTCCATTGGCAACGGCCAGAGGAGCACGTCCAGTTCGGCGCCAATCTCGACGACAAATCCAGCTGCTGGCTGCGCGTGGCCATGCCCAGCGCCGGCGCCGGCTTCGGCCACCAGTTCATCCCGCGCATCGGCCAGGAAGTGCTGGTCAGCTTCATCGAAGGCGACATCGACCGTCCCGTAATAACAGGCGTCTTGTACAACGGTAGCCACCCTACGCCCGACTTCAGCGGCGCCGGCAGTCTGCCCGCCAACAAGACGCTGTCCGGCATCAAGAGTAAAGAACACCAGGGCGGCGGCTACAACGAGCTGCTGTTCGATGACACGCCCGGCGAAGTGCGCGCCAAGCTCAGCTCCGAATCCGGCAAGACCCAGCTCAACCAGGGCTTCCTCACCCACCCGCGCAGCAACGGCAAAGCCCAGCCGCGCGGCGAAGGCTTCGAGCTGCGCACCGACCAGCACGGCGCCATCCGCGCCGCGCACGGCCTGCTGTTGTCCACCGAAGCGCAGAATGGCGCAGGCGGCAAACAGCTGGCGCGCGAGCATGCTCAATCGCAGCTGGATGCCGCATTGAGTCTGAGCCAAGCCCTGGCCGAAACCGCCGCCGGCCAGCTTGCCGACACCATGGAAACTGGGCCGGATGAGATTGGCGACGACAACGCCAAGAGCGGGAAGAAGGACACCGGCCATCTCCAGCACCAGCTCGACGCGCTGGCGGCGTGGGAAGCCGGCAGCAATACCGACAAAGACGGCAAGACGGCGAAAGATCAGGCTGGCCAGCAACCGCAACTGGTTTTGTCAGGCCCTGCCGGTATCGCCAGCGTCACCGAGCAAAGCCAAACCTTGACTGCCGGTACTAACCTGAACCTCGTCGCCCAGCGCGACGCCAACCATTCCACGGGCCGACGCTGGATTCACAACGTGGGCAAGAGCATCAGCCTGTTCGTGGCCGGCGTGAAGGATAAGATCGGCATGAAGCTGATTGCGGCCAAGGGCAAAGTACAGGTTCAGGCGCAGAGCGATACGATGGAGCTGACGGCGGATAAGGACGTCACCATCACCTCCTGCAAGGACAGCATCACTATCGCGGCCAAGGAAGAAATCCTGCTCAACGTGGGCGGCGGCGCTTATATCCGCCTCGCCGGCGGCAATATCGAGGTACATTGTCCCGGCACGGTCAGCGTTAAAGGTTCTCAGCACAACTTGAGCGGGCCGGCCAGCCTGAACTACAGGATGCCCACCTTCGGCAAAGTCTATAGCGGTCGCTTCCAACTGCAAAACCAGAAAACTGGCGAGCCGTTGATTGGTCGGGCATACGCCATCAAGCAAGCCGGTGGCCGCACCATCAGCGGTTACACCGACCAGCAAGGCTGGACGATGACCGCCATGAGTCGGCAACCCGAAGGCATGAACTTGCAGGTCCTAGAAAAGGCTCCGGCCAAAACCGAAACCTTGCACCTGGCAGGCGGCGGTCCGCATGAGCTGGAGCTTGAAATGCGCGATGACGCTCAGCAAGGATAA
- a CDS encoding VRR-NUC domain-containing protein produces the protein MTTLTPKMAGNGVTRLEEDRQFAKLPVSENKPYLQPKAEAAIKAPSVRTGVSKSGRTITINARQVVMSGLIIADEWLHEFLWYYKAEVCFDMPVDPKGVPKPFLSTTQGNDPNRRHSLTPFPKGMRKGWLRRPDLIIVKDKAVRWPGRATADHDGVAHGDNLHRVVEVKFPGDSLSDSQAKAYEKIAGGRDRFTLLHVIPPGEKQRQTQPVTKPTPVLVPRADGIPRGENRRVPVYGPQPLPDPAFYETWLDEAKQLVHSLAEDGKTLAKDLRQAVGQLSEKVQKELRQHAPWLFTAGHWLQDKASESWHFVNEQGQRIASWTNAQLRAAWAEIQRCTDLTLETLRQIDWTQVLLDIGKGLLALAAIVAGVVVVFILGGWLVAALAALVEMGAAAWAAVAAMLGGGALVAA, from the coding sequence ATGACCACCCTGACACCTAAAATGGCCGGCAACGGCGTCACGCGTTTGGAAGAGGACCGGCAGTTTGCCAAACTGCCCGTCTCGGAAAACAAGCCCTACCTGCAACCCAAGGCTGAGGCCGCAATCAAGGCACCCAGCGTTCGCACCGGGGTAAGCAAGTCAGGCAGGACGATTACCATCAATGCGCGCCAAGTGGTGATGAGCGGTTTGATCATTGCCGATGAATGGCTGCACGAGTTCTTGTGGTACTACAAAGCCGAGGTCTGCTTTGACATGCCGGTCGATCCGAAAGGCGTGCCCAAACCTTTTCTCAGCACCACCCAAGGCAACGATCCAAACCGCCGGCATTCGTTGACGCCTTTCCCGAAAGGCATGCGCAAGGGCTGGTTGCGCCGACCGGACTTGATCATTGTGAAAGACAAGGCGGTGCGTTGGCCTGGGCGCGCAACGGCGGATCATGATGGCGTCGCGCATGGGGATAACTTACATCGCGTGGTCGAAGTGAAATTTCCCGGTGACAGCCTGAGTGATAGCCAGGCCAAAGCTTATGAGAAAATCGCAGGTGGACGTGATCGTTTCACGCTATTGCACGTGATTCCCCCAGGCGAGAAGCAGAGGCAGACTCAGCCCGTTACCAAGCCTACCCCTGTGCTCGTGCCTAGGGCCGACGGCATTCCTCGTGGCGAGAACCGTCGGGTGCCAGTGTATGGCCCACAGCCTTTGCCAGATCCGGCCTTTTACGAAACCTGGTTGGACGAGGCCAAGCAGTTGGTACACAGCTTGGCAGAAGATGGAAAAACTCTCGCTAAAGACTTGCGGCAAGCGGTTGGCCAATTGTCAGAGAAAGTGCAGAAAGAGTTGAGGCAGCATGCGCCGTGGTTGTTTACCGCGGGCCATTGGCTGCAGGACAAGGCCAGTGAATCGTGGCACTTCGTCAATGAGCAGGGACAGCGTATCGCCAGTTGGACGAATGCCCAGTTGCGCGCAGCCTGGGCGGAGATTCAACGCTGTACCGACCTGACCTTGGAAACCTTACGGCAAATAGACTGGACGCAGGTCCTGCTGGACATTGGTAAGGGCCTGCTCGCCCTGGCGGCCATCGTCGCCGGGGTTGTGGTAGTGTTCATTCTCGGTGGCTGGCTGGTGGCGGCATTGGCCGCGTTGGTCGAAATGGGGGCGGCTGCCTGGGCAGCCGTTGCCGCGATGCTGGGTGGCGGCGCACTGGTTGCCGCCTGA
- the hsdR gene encoding EcoAI/FtnUII family type I restriction enzme subunit R encodes MDKYQLSERDICTKFITPAIVQAGWLQHQFREEVPLTDGRVMVRGNLAARIKNPEVKGGPKRADFVLYARPNIPIAVVEAKQARFSVGHGMQQALTYAEMLDAPFAISSNGDGFLLHDRTGLTQPIERELPLTAFPSLNELWPLYQQWKGLIEASAVKLIEQPFYTDGSGKEPRYYQRVAINRAIESIAKGQRRILLVMATGTGKTYTAFQIIWRLWKAKAKERILFLADRNILVDQTMQQDFAPFGDVMHKVSNREAKKNYEIYLALYQAVTGREEWKQIYRQFPADFFDLVVIDECHRGSAADDSAWRDVLDYFGSATHLGLTATPKETRDISNITYFGEPVYTYSLKQGIEDGFLAPYKVIRISTDVDAVGYTPEKGKLDKLGQLVEQRQYNTKDFDRNLVLEKRTKLVARKVWEYLKATDPMAKTIVFCDDQDHAERMRQELVKLIPAAASNRRYVMRITGDDNEGKAQLSYFIDNDERYPVIATTSKLLTTGVDAKTCKLIVLDQSINSMSEFKQIIGRGTRLREDYQKLYFTIMDFKGATRLFADPDFDGEPVEIYEPQPDDPVVPPGIPDEPEPPPYTPGPRGGDDMPPDGHTAGAGEGRVKYVIDDVSVCVAVERSQYLDADGKLITEDYRVLLKDDIKKTLQAEFGSMSDFLRRWNSAERKQAVLEELAEHGVPLDILQQAVANGSELDVFDLVAHVAFDQKPLTRRERANNVKKRDVFGKYGEQARAVLEALLDKFADHGVQDIEDAKVLELPPFDQFGSKTQIRRGIFGSVEQYTQAVQELEKALYDQNELKQA; translated from the coding sequence ATGGACAAATACCAACTCAGCGAGAGAGATATCTGCACCAAGTTCATCACGCCGGCCATCGTGCAGGCGGGTTGGCTTCAGCATCAATTCCGCGAGGAAGTACCGCTCACGGATGGGCGTGTCATGGTGCGTGGCAACCTCGCTGCACGTATTAAAAATCCCGAGGTCAAAGGAGGCCCAAAGCGCGCTGACTTTGTTCTCTATGCCCGTCCCAATATACCTATCGCAGTAGTCGAGGCCAAACAGGCTCGCTTCTCGGTTGGTCATGGCATGCAGCAAGCGCTGACCTATGCTGAAATGCTTGACGCCCCATTTGCCATCAGCAGCAATGGTGATGGTTTTCTGTTGCACGACCGCACCGGTCTGACACAACCCATTGAACGTGAACTTCCGCTCACTGCCTTCCCTTCCTTGAATGAGCTGTGGCCGCTCTACCAGCAGTGGAAAGGCTTGATTGAAGCATCTGCTGTCAAACTCATCGAGCAACCGTTTTATACGGATGGCAGCGGCAAGGAACCACGCTACTACCAGCGCGTCGCCATCAATCGTGCCATTGAGTCCATTGCAAAAGGACAGCGACGCATACTACTGGTCATGGCCACCGGTACCGGTAAGACCTATACCGCATTCCAGATCATTTGGCGCTTGTGGAAGGCCAAGGCCAAGGAGCGGATTCTGTTTCTGGCAGACCGCAACATCCTGGTTGACCAAACCATGCAGCAGGATTTTGCCCCCTTTGGCGACGTCATGCACAAGGTCAGCAACCGCGAGGCCAAGAAAAACTACGAAATTTATCTGGCGCTCTATCAAGCGGTGACAGGCCGTGAGGAATGGAAGCAGATTTACCGCCAGTTTCCAGCGGATTTTTTCGACTTGGTGGTGATCGACGAATGTCATCGCGGCAGCGCCGCTGATGATTCTGCATGGCGCGACGTGCTCGACTATTTCGGTAGTGCTACGCACTTGGGTCTGACCGCGACACCGAAGGAAACCAGGGATATCAGCAACATCACTTATTTCGGTGAACCGGTTTATACCTACTCATTGAAGCAGGGTATCGAAGATGGTTTCCTTGCACCCTACAAGGTGATTCGCATCTCCACCGACGTTGATGCAGTGGGCTACACGCCAGAGAAAGGCAAGCTCGACAAGCTTGGGCAGCTGGTCGAACAACGTCAGTACAACACCAAGGATTTCGACCGAAATCTGGTGCTAGAAAAACGTACCAAGCTTGTCGCCCGCAAGGTCTGGGAATATCTCAAAGCAACCGACCCGATGGCCAAGACCATCGTTTTCTGCGATGACCAAGACCATGCAGAGCGGATGCGACAAGAGCTGGTCAAACTCATCCCCGCGGCTGCTAGCAACCGCCGCTACGTCATGCGCATCACCGGCGACGATAACGAAGGTAAAGCGCAGCTCTCTTACTTCATAGACAACGACGAACGCTACCCCGTTATTGCTACCACCTCCAAGCTGCTGACCACGGGGGTGGATGCCAAAACTTGCAAGCTCATTGTATTGGACCAGAGCATCAACTCGATGTCTGAGTTCAAACAAATCATCGGCCGTGGAACCCGCCTGCGCGAGGATTACCAAAAGCTCTATTTCACGATTATGGATTTCAAGGGCGCTACACGCCTGTTCGCCGATCCTGACTTTGATGGCGAACCGGTGGAGATTTATGAGCCCCAGCCTGACGACCCGGTGGTGCCGCCTGGAATCCCTGACGAACCCGAGCCGCCACCCTATACCCCTGGCCCGAGGGGTGGTGATGACATGCCACCTGACGGTCATACGGCAGGAGCCGGCGAAGGCCGTGTCAAGTACGTCATCGACGATGTCAGTGTGTGCGTGGCGGTGGAGCGTTCGCAATACCTCGATGCAGATGGCAAGCTCATCACCGAAGACTATCGCGTTCTGCTGAAGGACGACATCAAGAAAACATTGCAGGCCGAATTTGGTAGCATGTCCGACTTCCTGCGCCGCTGGAACAGTGCCGAGCGCAAGCAGGCCGTATTGGAAGAACTTGCCGAACACGGTGTACCACTCGATATCCTGCAACAGGCGGTGGCCAATGGCAGCGAGTTGGATGTGTTCGATCTGGTTGCACACGTTGCCTTTGACCAAAAGCCGCTCACCCGCCGCGAACGCGCAAACAACGTCAAGAAACGCGATGTGTTCGGCAAATACGGTGAGCAGGCCCGTGCCGTGCTTGAAGCCCTGCTGGATAAATTTGCCGACCATGGCGTGCAAGATATTGAAGACGCCAAGGTGTTAGAACTACCGCCCTTTGACCAATTCGGCAGCAAGACCCAGATCCGGCGTGGCATTTTCGGCAGCGTCGAGCAATATACCCAGGCCGTACAAGAGCTTGAAAAGGCACTCTACGACCAAAACGAATTGAAACAGGCTTGA
- a CDS encoding N-6 DNA methylase, whose product MNLSSTIKSIQDIMRKDDGVDGDAQRLGQLTWMLFLKVFDQREEEWEDDDASYLSPIDEPYRWRNWAAFISDQQGKKKPQIAPSELIAFVNNELFPHLREIDASDGAVQAVIRGVFQDANNFMKSGTQMLAVIEKLEDAINFHDFKTRANLGDVYEKMLNDLRGAGNAGEFYTPRAITAFMADRVNPRLDKRETVMDPACGTGGFLTAAIDHFRNQLTTKSSAEDKRAIEDLIHGIEKKQLPHLLCTTNMLLHGIDVPSQIEHKNTLGIGWNEWNATDKVDCIITNPPFGGYEDDGVGSDYPVDLRTRETADMFMALIIKKLLKEKGRAAVVLPDGFLFGDGIKGTLKKLLLRDCKLHTIIRLPKGVFAPYTTIKTNLLFFTKGSTVDDGSDHFHTDTIWFYEHPYPPGYKSYSKTKPIRFEEFKPEQDWWGKEENDFAERVENEYAWKVDFKTKREQAEAAAKPHWQRAEELDNQAAALEAEARDLRNSLVGSTDAAYREKIEAQIAELRAKAEPLRLQARDAQATGDRLYWPIFNLDLKNPNAPEEETHDPDLLLEKYTKLLGEIEETENQLKSELAAALAHHFVGEDT is encoded by the coding sequence ATGAATCTCAGCAGTACCATCAAGTCCATTCAGGACATCATGCGTAAGGATGATGGTGTCGACGGCGATGCCCAACGCCTGGGTCAGCTCACCTGGATGCTTTTTCTCAAAGTATTTGACCAGCGAGAGGAAGAATGGGAGGACGATGATGCGAGTTATTTGTCGCCTATCGATGAACCTTACCGTTGGCGAAATTGGGCAGCTTTTATTTCTGACCAGCAAGGGAAAAAGAAGCCGCAAATAGCGCCAAGTGAACTGATTGCTTTTGTTAACAATGAGCTTTTTCCACATTTGCGAGAAATTGACGCCAGTGATGGCGCCGTTCAGGCCGTGATTCGTGGCGTTTTTCAAGACGCAAATAACTTTATGAAGTCCGGCACGCAAATGTTGGCTGTCATTGAGAAGCTGGAAGATGCCATCAACTTCCACGACTTCAAAACGCGGGCCAATCTAGGCGATGTTTACGAGAAAATGCTCAATGATCTTCGCGGTGCGGGCAATGCGGGCGAGTTCTACACCCCACGCGCTATCACTGCCTTTATGGCTGATCGTGTCAACCCGCGCTTGGATAAACGCGAAACCGTGATGGATCCGGCCTGTGGCACCGGTGGCTTCTTGACCGCTGCCATTGACCACTTCCGCAATCAGCTCACCACCAAGTCCAGTGCCGAAGACAAGCGTGCCATTGAAGACCTGATCCACGGCATCGAGAAAAAGCAGCTGCCCCACCTGCTGTGCACTACCAACATGCTGCTGCACGGGATCGACGTGCCCAGCCAGATTGAGCACAAAAATACGCTGGGTATTGGCTGGAACGAATGGAATGCCACCGACAAGGTCGATTGCATCATTACCAATCCGCCCTTTGGCGGTTACGAAGATGACGGTGTAGGCAGCGACTACCCGGTCGACCTGCGCACGCGCGAAACCGCCGACATGTTCATGGCGCTCATCATCAAAAAACTGCTGAAAGAAAAAGGCCGTGCTGCCGTGGTGCTGCCCGATGGCTTTCTGTTTGGCGATGGCATCAAAGGCACGCTGAAAAAACTGCTGCTGCGCGACTGCAAGCTGCACACCATCATCCGGCTGCCCAAAGGCGTATTCGCCCCGTACACCACCATCAAAACCAACCTGTTGTTCTTCACCAAGGGCAGTACGGTGGATGATGGCAGCGATCACTTTCACACTGACACCATCTGGTTCTACGAACATCCCTATCCGCCGGGTTACAAGAGCTATTCCAAAACCAAGCCTATCCGGTTTGAAGAATTCAAGCCTGAGCAAGACTGGTGGGGTAAGGAGGAGAATGACTTTGCCGAGCGCGTGGAAAACGAATATGCCTGGAAGGTGGATTTCAAAACCAAACGCGAACAAGCGGAGGCTGCTGCTAAACCGCACTGGCAACGCGCTGAAGAGCTAGACAACCAAGCCGCTGCGCTGGAGGCCGAGGCCCGCGACCTGCGCAACAGCTTGGTCGGCAGCACCGATGCCGCCTACCGCGAAAAAATCGAAGCGCAGATTGCCGAACTGCGCGCCAAAGCTGAGCCGCTGCGCCTGCAAGCGCGGGATGCCCAAGCAACAGGAGATCGCCTGTACTGGCCTATCTTCAATCTCGACCTGAAAAACCCCAACGCGCCGGAGGAAGAAACCCACGATCCGGACCTTCTGCTGGAGAAGTACACAAAACTGCTGGGCGAGATTGAAGAAACAGAAAATCAGCTCAAGAGTGAACTGGCCGCTGCCTTGGCCCATCACTTTGTCGGAGAGGATACCTGA
- a CDS encoding helix-turn-helix domain-containing protein codes for MSEDCCVRVIVSPDHRESCMRTIIGIRSSKYSSIESMTAGNMPTVWFDSWRQLAGVLSDENRELLRLIRDSQPRTVAELSQLSGRAASNLSRTLRNLEGHGLVRMHRSADTRAVRPEALSTEFLVLLG; via the coding sequence ATGTCCGAAGATTGTTGTGTCCGTGTGATAGTATCACCCGATCACAGGGAGTCTTGCATGCGGACCATCATTGGCATTCGTTCGTCAAAATATAGCTCAATCGAGAGTATGACCGCAGGTAATATGCCTACAGTCTGGTTTGACTCTTGGCGTCAACTTGCAGGCGTCTTATCTGACGAAAACCGAGAACTACTACGGCTGATACGTGATAGCCAACCACGTACGGTTGCGGAGCTGTCACAGCTGTCTGGCAGAGCAGCCAGTAACCTCTCTCGCACCCTGCGGAACCTGGAAGGACACGGCCTGGTTCGCATGCACAGAAGTGCGGATACTCGCGCGGTTCGTCCTGAGGCACTCTCAACTGAATTTCTCGTCCTTCTGGGTTGA
- a CDS encoding DUF3396 domain-containing protein: MSVQEYPRMQAYARIASQADFIDGVTPEGLVLAKLGLICTVYFRNGGQRETGYKVLGCFDRFVEQFGEHLQGQFHDFSGRGFTSLRKDSIAKAKEKLSGSVDEGLAVFWVLQSEKNGEVAAEYSISALTSNAESDPYGAMSCVKIMLPWQLLADADGEQKFREWANYFCETLDVDHGYAGLACNLPYDRHQFQPYEFQIAQRYSGLMVDSSALIDGDNLSDHIKGVSWLTLLGPRYVEQLGGMDVLKQQLQLPDVSVQETNNGRLIIQAGILPDVGAPENGHPPAYVEVNRVLKPIRVPNPEQLHSCMDDAEGFTKTNTLEWYARFDDAEPVPTMPAEAPASGLRCEGGNACPEGGVWWTPAQTDSRQSFKKGDIMPAFHDSSYGATIWYKETNQSVS, encoded by the coding sequence ATGAGCGTTCAAGAATATCCACGCATGCAGGCTTATGCGCGCATTGCCAGCCAAGCAGACTTCATCGATGGCGTGACCCCGGAGGGTCTGGTGCTGGCCAAGCTGGGACTGATTTGCACCGTATACTTCCGAAATGGTGGCCAGCGGGAAACCGGCTATAAGGTCCTAGGCTGCTTTGACCGATTCGTCGAGCAATTCGGCGAGCATCTGCAAGGCCAGTTCCATGACTTTAGTGGCCGCGGTTTTACCTCCTTGCGCAAAGACAGCATCGCCAAGGCCAAAGAAAAGCTATCTGGATCCGTAGATGAGGGTTTGGCTGTTTTCTGGGTTCTGCAAAGTGAGAAAAACGGCGAAGTCGCTGCCGAGTATTCCATTTCAGCGCTGACCTCCAATGCAGAGAGCGATCCCTATGGCGCCATGTCTTGCGTCAAGATCATGCTGCCATGGCAATTGCTAGCCGACGCGGACGGCGAGCAGAAATTCAGAGAGTGGGCAAACTACTTCTGCGAAACACTGGATGTTGACCATGGCTATGCGGGTCTGGCCTGCAATCTCCCCTATGATCGCCATCAATTCCAACCCTACGAATTTCAAATAGCGCAGCGCTATAGCGGACTGATGGTCGACTCGTCCGCGCTGATTGATGGGGATAACCTGTCAGACCACATCAAAGGCGTCAGCTGGCTGACATTGCTTGGGCCGCGCTACGTCGAGCAGCTTGGCGGTATGGACGTGCTCAAGCAGCAGCTTCAATTGCCCGACGTCAGCGTACAAGAAACCAACAACGGTAGGCTGATCATTCAGGCTGGTATATTGCCGGATGTCGGAGCACCGGAAAACGGCCACCCACCCGCCTATGTGGAGGTTAACCGGGTACTCAAGCCGATCCGCGTACCGAATCCAGAACAATTGCACAGCTGCATGGATGACGCGGAAGGTTTCACCAAAACCAACACGCTCGAGTGGTATGCACGTTTTGATGATGCCGAGCCCGTACCAACAATGCCAGCCGAGGCACCTGCCAGTGGGCTGCGCTGCGAAGGTGGAAACGCATGTCCTGAAGGCGGAGTCTGGTGGACACCGGCTCAGACCGATTCACGTCAGTCGTTTAAGAAAGGGGACATCATGCCGGCCTTTCACGACTCCAGCTACGGCGCGACAATCTGGTATAAAGAAACAAATCAATCGGTTTCATGA